The region CCACAGCACAACCAGTAGCCACTATACAGAAAGCTACTCCAACCAATAAATCTATACAACAAACTAAGCCAGAAACTATACAAACAAAGAACCACAATACAGAGAAACTTCTCTGTACCGAGGGAACTCCCTCTTCTATCAGCATCAGTCCCCTGTACCAGGAAAACCAACAGCAGCCACCCCTCTACAACAAAATCCAGAAACCTCTGTTTCCAGCAGCCCAGATCAGCAACAAAACCATTTCAACTCAGAAAATAGAGCCAGGATCAGAATGCCGGGTAAGCAGCAACCAACATATGCAGCATAAACCAGAAACCAGCAAGCAAAAGCCAATGATTGCAGCCAACCAGAGACACAGGACTATTTCTAGCAGCCTAACCAGCAACTAGCAGCCAACCAGTATTAAATTAGGACATGAGTGGGGATATCCCAATTAGCACATAGAACCAGATTCTCACCACTGCTCATGAAATTATCCTTCTGCATAATTCTAGTTCTACCTCCCAACAAACCATTTGAATTATTTTCTCCTCAGAGATTAAATGGTTCccaaaatttacataatttctTTGCATCCACAAGTGGTATACTGCCGAGCCCCATGCTAGTCTACAAATCACTGCTTTAATACTCTTTTCCTTCCACTCATTCACTCCCTTTTCAATGATTTCTTCCCACTTAGTAGAAATGGTATCCTGGTTGCATTCCatattcttttttcttgctAAATCCACAACCAAAAAATAGATGGTCACGGTATTCAATGCAACCTCTACAAAACATACATTTAACTTCCCCTTTTGCTCCCCATTTCTGTAATATATCTCCAGTAGAAAGGCTATTTTCTATGGCCAACCATAGAATAAAGGAGTGTTTTGGAATAGCTAAAGAAAACCATACCAAGCTCCACCATTCTACAATTGGAAGCTTATCTCTAAGTTCCTCCCAAGTCCCTTTACTTGAGTAACTATTAGAATTAGAAGTTACCCATAAAGGAATGTCTCGGTCTCCCAACTGAACCATATGAAGGCTGCTTTGAATCTTTACTAAGGCATCAGATCTTGCAGGAAGCCAATTCCAATTATTGCTTCTAATAACACTCGAAAGTTTATGTTCGTGGCATGCTGTACATGTTTGTCAGTACTTACCACTCATTGTTTTTTCTCTGGCCTGCATCCTGTCTAGGATATATCCTTTGTGCTTACAGTAGCTATCCATCGTAATATGACCGCTTAACGAAGAaaaaaagcattagaaaattgcagatttttttttaataggatatTCTTGCATGTTCTTTAGATTAGATTCCCCAAAGCTTTAGAATCCTATCTTCTTACATATTTCTTCTCAAACATGACTATATCTTGGTTCTGGTGTTTATTAAGTATTGATCAATAATGTTGGAGAAACTGTTATATTTAGCAGCAGATGGTGACCTGTGTGTTAATTCCAAGTTTCTAGCATATAGGGAATGAAATCACATTTGGACAGATGCTAGGGCCTTCTATTTTCTCGTAATGGATATACCCCGCGTCTCATTTAGTTTTAGGTACTTGGCTTCAAATATTCTCCCTCTTCTTCATCccttctcttatatatatttatatatatttcaaatcaGGTTTTGGAGTCAACAGATCATATAAACTCATGCAAACCGATCAGCCGCACTGATCCTTCATATAAAGAAACATTAGAATTTTTGCAGAAGATGAGAGCCCGATATAAATGAAGAGATGATTTTGCTCTGAGTTCTGTACATCAAATTTGTGTAAGTACTCAATAGGAACTTCTGGAGCTGGCATTGACTCTGGTGGTTAAACATAAATATAGAAGCTGCAGAAGACAAATTTTGATAGTTGCAAGTGCATTAATTCATCGGCCAAGTCTGGCAGCCTGTGTATGTCAGAATAATAACCTATCGAGATAATGGCTGTGGACATGGTGGACTCGATCGTTATCCAATTCGTTCTGCACAacagaaattttaattttttaattcttcaatttttttaaaattttttttttgtacatcatCCGTATTATAAGTTCCTCCCTCTTTCTCCAGTTGTATGTactccaaaagaaagaaaaaggaaagtgaAGATAAATCAACTCTTCTTTCATTGCTTTGGTGTGGTGAGTTTATAGTGATCATAAACTTGGAAAAAAGAAGGCCAGACCTCTCTCGCATGCAAATGTGGAAGTCTCTTTTTAATCAAGAGTCATGCTAACTGCTAAGAATGCTACAGTTTTTTACTAGAAATTTCCTTATAAACTGATATGACATTCTATAATTAGTGAAATGATTAAGCTAAAATACTATTTTGATGAAGCTACCAGGAATGCTTTTATaacttttctttccaaatgATGTGCAGCACTACTTGATAAAGAATGACTCGCAGTACGGTTGACAATGCATAGCACTACTTTAGGGCATTCACATCTGGCTAGCTATCTTTTTATTCTATCTAAAATTCTGAATGCAACCCCTCCGAAATTAACCACTCCGATTTATGCATCCTTACCTGGACGATCTAGGCTAGAGAAATATCCTAAGGTGGTGGGGAAGCACGGCCGGACGACAACGAGCACGTGTTTCTTGGGTTTATGCGGTAGTTCAAGCGGTGGCTGTGAACACTCGTTTTTTATGAGCACAGCATTAAGAGTAAAGAGagtatatttaaatggtatagagaGAATAGATAATCTGACGTGTTGGATTATAGAATATACTACTACTactattataataataataataatagcgcACTTGATCGTCTTTCTTAAGGCTGCAGATAGCTAGCAAATTAATAGAAACTCCAAAAGCAGAagatgggttttctttttcccttctttctcaaTGGTGAGAAGAACAGTAATGTTAAAATTTGAGCAGCATAGATCAGCGAATGAATGAGCTAATACTTGTTCGAAAATCATATTTCTGTTTGTTAATACATACAGGTTAATCAGATTTCATTTTCCTATTACGTTTTACAACAAATTGGTCAATAATCCTAACAGTATGGAGTGGGTCCTGCTGTGCAGCAGCTGCAGTCCATTTGCTGGGGGCCTCTCTACGGTGACTCAATACCTCAGGTTTATCTTTTTGCTCCTTTTGCCATTTGGTATCCACCTTCCATTGCTTCGGGACCTGCATGTCAAACGTACAGTTTCATTCAAGACTACGTTGGAACAGCCCATTTGAACCAACCGATCTAAACTACACGCTATATTTCTTACCTTATCAACGGCTAGGGTGAAAACTTGAAGATCACCATTGGGTTTGATATGGAATCGCGTTAATGCCTTGTAATCGGCAATCCTAAGAGAGGAGAAGGCCTCATCGTAGTGCAAGTTAAACCAGTTGATGCAGACGTACAAGTAGCTCCCAAACACAAAGGAAACTGCGGGGGTTGACAAGACCCAGAAATAAAGGAAGACAGAAGCGTAATAAAGTATGGCACCCCATCGAGACATGGATTCCATCCCATTCGCGCAAATATTGCTTCGCGCCACAGCCATGAGCTGACAGTAAATTTCATAAGTATAAgcatcaataaatattttctggAACAAGGAGAGCGTTTCGCGTTTCTTACCTCTGGCACATCAAATGCAGACATGAGATACTTGATACCTGCCGGATAAAGGCCAAATGTCCATTTTTTTATAGGAGATAGAATGCGAGATGGAACTGGAAAGTGCTGAGGAAATACCGATTGGTACCACCAATATAAAGAGTGATAGCCTGATCAAGAAAACATATTATatgtttgagattttttttctctctcctgtCACTCAAGTAAGAGATCCTTATATAAATCGATCGATTTTACCTTATATAATTAAAGTGTGATGAAAACTGAAAACGTTGTTTGAATGTAACGAATAtatgagagaaaagaaaaacttgccTGAAGTTGCTAGTAGTCTATGCCGGACAAACGCCTCAACACCCAGTTCCAAAGCCAGCATAAGAACTAGAGCTACGGCCAGGTGCGCACAAAAATGGAGAATTCCGGTGATTACACGTGTCCTCCATGATACTTTGGAGGGAACAAATGCAATTGCTATAATCTGCAGTAGTATAGCACCTCCTAGAGACACATAAGAGCGCTCCAGCATGTATATGACAGCATTCCAGAGTGTGCCACAGAAACTCCACAAGAAACCCGAAAGTGAATCGACTTGAAAGATGTCATCAAGCTTACACTAAAGAtggacaaacaaacaaacaaaattaaactttaCACGCCTGTTTAAgttcataatataaaaatatatatatatatatatatatatatatatatatatatatatatatatatatatatatatatatatatatatatatatatttaaatttaccTGTGGGAACATAGAAAAgactaatataaaatatatgatGCCACCAATAATATCAAATTGCCAATTCTCCCTTCGGAAATTGGAAATATTTCGTAGGGCAAGCTGCACGATCGAAATCAATATGATCACCAAgcggaaaaagagaaaatgtacGTCAGCTTGCAGAAGTACGTACGTATGCGTATATACGTACGCGCGTACCTTTCTTGATATCTCGAAAGAAGGATAAGCGGATTCACGCTTGTAGGAGACTCCATGAAATTGAGTAAAATCACGAAAGACATGGGTGGGATGCGCAAATGCTCCACCACAACCATTTACAATTAGATGTTGCGCATAAACCGACTGGGAATCTGGAAGCTGGTCCGAGCTGTGGCGCATATAGTGATGTATGTCCCCAGCAATTCGAAGCCTACACCTTCCTTTCAAAATACCACATATCAGCTCTGACACCAAATTATTATTCCTCGAACCACCATTTTCGTACCACTCAACAAGCCAATCCGGTTGGTGTGTCATGATGATCACACTCTCTTTCCCTCCAacctttattaattaattacccaATTAAAGTCATCATCAACGACCCGGAATTAAAGTTCCAAAAAGGCTAGAAGATAAAattcaattaaattaaatttaaataccGTGTCCCTGGctagttttgaaaagaaatggAATTGATCCCTGTCGATATCGGCATCCAGTGCAAGATCAAGACCAAATACCCACCATCCTTTAGGAAGCTGCAAAGCAAAATAACTCTTCTTCTGAGGCATAAACCACCCCCCCAGCCACCTCTTATGGCATATATTCCCCATAAAGGTACGAAGCCCATCAATCCAATCTGTCAcgccaaaagaaattaaatatatcaattatataaataattagTCAGTTCCCAAGAACCCCTCGATCTCTTGTTGTGGGTGAAAATTAAGAACCAACTTCAGAAGAGGGTCAAGCAAAAACTAAGACCAATTACGTACGTACCATGGTTTCCGGGAATAATAAAACACTGAGGTCCATCACCAGGCACGGCCGCCGCATCCTTGTCAATGGGTGGCTGAAGGGCATCCTCGAAAGGACGAAAGAGGCGCCTCTCATATGTGAACTCCGACGGATTAGGATACCtataaaagttatatataaCTAGCTCATAATCCGCACAATGCACAGAATTAttgattataatttaattttaaaacttaaaaaaacatcTTCATTGTACATAGAGCATtacatgaatatataaatcacataaaattttactatcaaaagaaccataattttagttttaatccatataaattaaaacattcaaaatattctcaaatgtgtagtttaaaatgaaaagaagtgtaaagagaaaaaagtagCAAGAGAAAAGGTTGGAttctgattatcaaagcattaatagtaggaatctctgatattgttagtgtgatacctattacgttctttaattttatttttttcagtgtGTAAGATGTAGGactttgtgtacaaagtgtgtgcaagaaacatttctctaaattaaaacatgttaaaatctttgttcccataggtctaatttagaatgaaaataagtatgaataaaaataataagaagaaaaccatgattttgattatcaaagcataaaatagaaaattagtggGAATTTTTATATTGTCAGTCTgatacttattatatttcaatcctatataattatgaacatttaaaaaaacaaatgaacgaaaaaataaataaataaataatgatgggttcatgccacgtatCACAATTGTAGGCCAACTCTAAATTAGAACTCggctctaatatatatatatatatgagatatggaaaagtttttaatttttaattttttttaaaaattctcacCACTTAATGATATTATGACACTTAATATTGTAATGCGAAAAAgtctttattttggtctcatatGAAGATTTACACTCATtatctttttgttaaaatacaataaatttattaaaataatgacaaaaccggttcaacttttaaaattcatCGGTTCAGTTTTTCGTAAATGACCGGTTTTCTACTTAAATGACCTGttcaatgttttaaaaatatgggTTCACTCCACGTATCATAATTCTAACCTAACTCAAAGTTGGAACttgacttttatatatatatatatatgattaatagAAGCAAAATTTTACAAAGTAAACATATTTTACGTACAAAAATAGCATCTGACCATATATATTGATATTAATTAGTATGTAGTAACGCTACACACAATGAGAAATTTATAGCTagcaaacaaaaattttaaaagtttaactTAATTTATATTGCAGCTCATACATTTTAATGCaacttaaaacaaaaatctttaaaaatacacaaaatagaTAGTCGTATTGTTAACATCTTATTATAACAATGGGTTCTTTGAACACTATCAACAATCCTTGAAATGTATCATCTTAAGTAAGTGAATGTTGCTGACAATTCGGTTATCTTGTAATGATAATTGTCTCCTAAGGAATGATTGTCCTTATTATGAGATATTGGACATGAGTATGTGAAATTTAGCTCAAACTAGAAGTCTTACGAAACTGTTTGAAGAGGAACAATTTCTAGTAGCATATATTCAAAACTCACAAATAATTAATTAGACAAAGTACATCAAAGAATCTATATTCTGTATTTTGTGGCTAAGATGGCTcatacagtataaatatattTGTTTCCATTGTGATTTCGCTCACAGGAAATAGCAGACTGAATTTCATTATGTGTGAGAGATTTAGACAGTGGAATATGTTGGAAGCTCAACAAATCTAAAACATAAGAAGGTTATTTAATAGAGAAATTAAAAGTTCTCTTAATACATAATGGCCTTTGGTTTCTTAACCGATGTCTTTTGGTTTCTTAAACTGAAATCTTAACTTAGAAGAGTTATTGGtgtttattgtaataaagagggagaagaaaaggCTTTGGACGCTTGTGTTTTTATATGCCTATAAATATGGGCTTTGTAAGGTGTTTTGATATataagaaagtgaagaagaataCCTCCACTCTTCCCTAAATCCTATTTTGTCTTTTagtaataaaagagaaaaagagtgaaaaagagatagaaatgtgactagttagtaaactagtttgtctttcaaattggtatcagagccaagttccattttttttttgtgggatcCAACAATGTCCAGCAACAAATCCCTAGATTATCAAAAGATAACTATGGGTCGTGGTCTATCCAAATGAGAGCCCTGTTTGGATTTCAAGATCTGTGGGAACTCATAACCGACGGATTTACGAAACCCACTGAGGAGGAAGAAGCTGAATACACATTAGATGAGAAGAATGCTTTTAAGGAACAGatgaataattataaaaatgcctTGTTTTTACTCTATCAAGGGT is a window of Alnus glutinosa chromosome 4, dhAlnGlut1.1, whole genome shotgun sequence DNA encoding:
- the LOC133866925 gene encoding uncharacterized protein LOC133866925 produces the protein MEALKKMKRVGAGLLRALKSDTYPYQPELSRHAVVVALLSCVFFICFDIRHTLTDDNSIVMWSVHICLFGSFFIFLQPWVQFFSQPLIGKPSYSNFNKWYVSWLLVAAVDQSMGVYMRMNLSLFLTTFASSILCLLLFHTIFDGLRYFFSREARKWPDLWTILQLSVVVGIACCVFLSQCRETPLEPRNLKDQVCSSWLGPVEPASTYYYPLFYMWDNYGRTLVIYELFSSGSATGSSEGIYLVYSSWTTLVGLYIANYIAERSFESGGEEYEKKEKHKKPDFLDMVPWYSGTSVDLYKTVFDLQVSVNIFLGRFDMRILQAAMNQFQDGAQQGDFLYEQFSKEEELWFDFIADTGDGGNSTYTVARLLAQPSIRCTNSELRLPRGKLLLIGGDLAYPNPSEFTYERRLFRPFEDALQPPIDKDAAAVPGDGPQCFIIPGNHDWIDGLRTFMGNICHKRWLGGWFMPQKKSYFALQLPKGWWVFGLDLALDADIDRDQFHFFSKLARDTVGGKESVIIMTHQPDWLVEWYENGGSRNNNLVSELICGILKGRCRLRIAGDIHHYMRHSSDQLPDSQSVYAQHLIVNGCGGAFAHPTHVFRDFTQFHGVSYKRESAYPSFEISRKLALRNISNFRRENWQFDIIGGIIYFILVFSMFPQCKLDDIFQVDSLSGFLWSFCGTLWNAVIYMLERSYVSLGGAILLQIIAIAFVPSKVSWRTRVITGILHFCAHLAVALVLMLALELGVEAFVRHRLLATSGYHSLYWWYQSVFPQHFPVPSRILSPIKKWTFGLYPAGIKYLMSAFDVPELMAVARSNICANGMESMSRWGAILYYASVFLYFWVLSTPAVSFVFGSYLYVCINWFNLHYDEAFSSLRIADYKALTRFHIKPNGDLQVFTLAVDKVPKQWKVDTKWQKEQKDKPEVLSHRREAPSKWTAAAAQQDPLHTVRIIDQFVVKRNRKMKSD